The bacterium genome segment TCATCCAATATTAAAAGCAGGAGGTAGTAGATAGTAGGTGGGGTATGGGAGAAAATAAAGAGATATCTACAAGAAATTACAGTAGTCTGCTTGAAAGAATTGCTGAAATTCTCACTCAGGCAAGGACTAAGGCATTTAGAGAAATAAACAGAGCCCAGGTTTTAGCTTACTGGGGAATTGGCAGAGAGATTGTGGAGTTTGAGCAGAAAGGCAAGGCACGGGCAGAGTATGGAGAGGAACTACTCAAAAAACTTTCGGCAGACATGACTGCCAAATTTGGAAGAGGGTTCTCAGAAAGGAACTTAAGGAACATCAGAACTTTTTATCTCAATTTTCCAATTTGGCAGACACTGTCTGCCAAATCTTCTGAAAGACAAAAAACGCAGACACCGTCTGGAAAATCTATAATTCGCCAGACACCGTCTGGAAAATTTGAACCAATGTTATCTTGGTCGCAGTATTGCGAACTATTGAAGGTAGAAGAGCCCCTTGCCCGTTCTTTTTACGAACAAGAATCCATTCAAAACAACTGGTCTGTCCGAGAACTGAAAAGGCAGATCGGCTCAATGCTATTTGAACGACTGGCTTTAAGCAAAGATACCAAAGCAGTAATGAAAATAGCAGAGAAAGGACAGATAGTAGAGAAACCAGAAGATGCTATTAAAGATCCATACATTCTGGAGTTCCTTAATCTCAAAGAAGAGACATCTTATACTGAAAGTCAGTTAGAACAAGCCTTGATTGATAATCTTCAACACTTTTTATTAGAACTTGGTAAAGGGTTTGCTTTCGTCGCCCGTCAAAAAAGAATTACCATTGCTAATCGTCATTATCACATAGATTTAGTTTTTTATAACAGACTGTTAAAGTGTTTGGTTCTGATAGATTTAAAAACAGATGAACTTGACCACGCTGACATAGGTCAGATGAATTTTTATCTGAACTATATCAAAGATAATGAGAAAGTTGAAGGAGAGAATGACCCTGTAGGGCTTATCCTCTGTGCGAAGAAAGATGATATTTTTGCTAAATATGTCTTAGGTGGCTTGAGCAATAAGGTCTTTGCTTCAAAATACAAATTAGCATTGCCATCAGAAAAGGAGTTGAGAGAAAAACTGAAATCGCTGCCATTGTTGCAGGGTAAAAGTGAGAGGAAAGAGTAATTATGGAAGATAGAGATACTGCAAAAAACAAAGAACATTATCAAATATCTTTTCTACCTTGGGCTGGATTGAAAGGAGAGATAAAAATCGGACCTATTACATTTTGGTCATTTAACTTACATGCTAAAGATAAAATTCCAGATCAAGAAATGTTAAATCATCTGACTAAGTATTTTGGTTGCTATATTGATCATCAAGGAAGACCCGTTGATACAATAACAATTTGCTCTCATGGAAATATAGACTTTCGATGTCTTACAAATGATCAGTGTACCGATTTGCGCAGCGCAGTTGACATACTTATTTTTTGTACAATTGCACCACAAATAAAAAGGGCTGTATGTGCCAACAATAGGACTATAGGACCTCCCAGTGCAGAGGTTTTTCAGTTGGTAACACAAAATTTTAAACCGGGGAATGACCATATCGCTGTGCGTTCTGGTAGTCTCCTTAGCGCTGGTTGGAAAATAGGAGAGATCAGTTTTCCAGAACCTTGGTCTACAGGAGGTTCTTTTGGAACTCCTGACACTGAACTCATTGATGGGTTTAACAAAGTATTTGCCCCTTTGTTTGCTCAAGATATGCGTGAACGGTTATTCAGAAGTTTAGAGTGGTTCCGATTGGCTCATGTGGAGAGTGATGAAGTATCACTGTTATCTAAAGTTGTTATGATGGCAACAGCGTTTGAGATACTTCTTCAATTTCCCAAGGAAGGCAAGCGTAGACATTTCGTAAATTATATGGAAAATAATATCGCATCAGATAGTTTCAATAAGGACAATCGAATCACGGACAGAGGGAAAACTTTTTCGTTGAGCCTTGCAGGATGCTGGGCTTGGGATTTCTACGAGTTAAGGAGTACCATCGTGCACGGTGATCACATTAACTCAGAACAACTTAAATATGAGACACGCGATAAAAATTGGCTTACACATCTCATCGTTGCTGATTTAGTCTTTTGGGAGTGTATTAAACGAGAATTGTTTAATCAAAAATGTATTGGTGACAATGTGCGAGAATGTGCAAAGGAATTTGATAAAGCCTTTCCCAATGAACCAGAAGGGACTTCTGAAGAGCCACTAGCAAGGTGGTTTTTGGGGTTTAGTGATATGCATAGTGCTCTTGGTTGGGAAAAGGAGAAAGTTAAATGAGTTTATATTGCAAGCGCTTAATTGAAGTTGATTCGCCGATAAAGAAGATTTCAGAACATCCAAGGCGTGACCAGAATGTGAAGAAGGGGCATTTACATTCTATGCATGTATGGGTGGGCAACCCGTCCTCTTGCCTCTTGTAGGGCAGTAATAATGGGTGCCTTATTACCGGACCCTGTAGATTCAAATTGCTCAGAAAATTTTCGACCTGTGCGGTTAGAAATTATCAAGGGCAATGGGATAAGAAGTATGTGTGAAAGCTGACAAATCTAACCATTACGCATACAATAAGGAATTTCAACCATTCGC includes the following:
- a CDS encoding PDDEXK nuclease domain-containing protein, which translates into the protein MGENKEISTRNYSSLLERIAEILTQARTKAFREINRAQVLAYWGIGREIVEFEQKGKARAEYGEELLKKLSADMTAKFGRGFSERNLRNIRTFYLNFPIWQTLSAKSSERQKTQTPSGKSIIRQTPSGKFEPMLSWSQYCELLKVEEPLARSFYEQESIQNNWSVRELKRQIGSMLFERLALSKDTKAVMKIAEKGQIVEKPEDAIKDPYILEFLNLKEETSYTESQLEQALIDNLQHFLLELGKGFAFVARQKRITIANRHYHIDLVFYNRLLKCLVLIDLKTDELDHADIGQMNFYLNYIKDNEKVEGENDPVGLILCAKKDDIFAKYVLGGLSNKVFASKYKLALPSEKELREKLKSLPLLQGKSERKE
- a CDS encoding DUF1156 domain-containing protein is translated as MYGWATRPLASCRAVIMGALLPDPVDSNCSENFRPVRLEIIKGNGIRSMCES